The region CGCTCGGCGGTCATATCGGCAATCAGGCGCTGCACGTCGAGGCGGACATCAATCATGATCAAATCGGCGCCCGCGCCCTCGCGCACATGGGCCAAGGCGCGGTCGATGGACACCACCTGGGAGACACGGGCGCCCCGCTCGACCGCCATGCGGCTGGCTTCGCCGACCTGTCCCTCCAGGGACCCAACGATCAGCAAGCGCATGGACGATCCTCCCTTGGTCGGCATCAACTGGGGTGGCGCGCTCGGGCATGCCCGTCGCGCCTTAGCCGTAATAATCCACCCGCTGGGCCGGCGGAAGGGCGCTGTTGAGCAACATTTCCAGACGGCGTGGGTTCTCCTTGCGGGCCACCGACAACACCCCCACCATGTAGATGCGTCGCACCAGGGTTTCTTCGGCGCCGTTGCGCTCCAGTTTGCCGGCCAGCGGCAAAAAGACAACGTTGCCCATCACGGCGCCATAAAAGGTGGTGAGCAAGGCCACCGCCATGCCGGGCCCGATGGAAGCCGGCGTGTCGAGATGGCCCAGCATCTGCACCAGACCAATCAGCGTGCCGATCAGGCCCATGGCCGGCGCCACCTCGGCCGCGCGGCGCAATACCGAGGTCGCGCGTGACAGGCGCTGCTGGGTGGCGTGGATGTCCTGAGCCAAAATGGCCTCAACGTCGGGCTCGGGCAGACCATCCACCACCAGGGCCAAGGCCTTGTACAAAAAGGGATCGCTCTTGAGCCCGGCCAGAATCGAGCCCTGAAAGCGCAGCACCCCGTGCTTGCGGGCGAAATCAGCCAGCGACAAAATCTTGAGCGCCGCCGCGCGGGG is a window of Pararhodospirillum photometricum DSM 122 DNA encoding:
- a CDS encoding motility protein A, with the protein product MATVLGIGGALALIVIALVLGGSPAAFVDLPSLLIVVLGTLAVTLASFTLKDIGVTARMLVETLFKGGLPPRAAALKILSLADFARKHGVLRFQGSILAGLKSDPFLYKALALVVDGLPEPDVEAILAQDIHATQQRLSRATSVLRRAAEVAPAMGLIGTLIGLVQMLGHLDTPASIGPGMAVALLTTFYGAVMGNVVFLPLAGKLERNGAEETLVRRIYMVGVLSVARKENPRRLEMLLNSALPPAQRVDYYG